Proteins from a genomic interval of Trifolium pratense cultivar HEN17-A07 linkage group LG6, ARS_RC_1.1, whole genome shotgun sequence:
- the LOC123889215 gene encoding uncharacterized protein LOC123889215: MVSYTESQEYTNDSHCYCAHCSSGGTDDVDINFHEVYTWDMEVTNALASRKKMQVMHFPRNVSKFAFSSNQTRIVLEPEDSWEEYACTIATSNRCPYEKYLTRGWYEYKKDMKIRAGDVLKFSMPKYPGFIIVDLIRRRDRV; the protein is encoded by the exons ATGGTGAGCTATACCGAAAGTCAAGAATATACGAATGATAGTCACTGCTATTGTGCTCACTGTTCTTCTGGAGGGACCGACGATGTTGATATCAATTTTCACGAAGTTTACACTTGGGATATGGAGGTCACTAATGCACTTGCTTCCAGGAAAAAGATGCAAGTCATG CATTTCCCCCGTAATGTATCGAAGTTTGCATTCTCTTCAAATCAGACACGAATCGTTCTTGAACCAGAAGACAGTTGGGAGGAATACGCATGCACAATTGCTACTTCAAATCGATGCCCCTACGAGAAGTACTTGACTCGTGGTTGGTATGAATACAAGAAGGATATGAAGATTAGAGCTGGCGATGTTCTTAAGTTTTCAATGCCAAAGTATCCGGGTTTTATCATCGTTGATCTTATTCGTCGCCGTGATCGTGTTTGA